The Yoonia sp. SS1-5 genome contains a region encoding:
- a CDS encoding NAD(P)/FAD-dependent oxidoreductase, whose product MNRIKTDICIIGGGSGGLSIAAGAVQMGAKVVLLEGHKMGGDCLNYGCVPSKALIASAKQAHAMSHGEKLGVAEVQAQVDYAAAKDHVHDVIATIAPVDSVERFAGLGVHVIEEFGTFISKTEVKAGDTIIEARRFVVATGSGPFVPPIPGLDTVKHYTNEDIFDLREKPKHLIVIGGGPIGMEMAQAHRRLGCEVTVIEGAKAFGKDDPEMAAIVLDNLRAEGINIIEEAQAEKISGDDAAITVHTPKGDFAGSHLLMAVGRKVNTDKLDLDTGGVAHDRAGLKVGPDLRSVTNKKVYAAGDVAGGLQFTHVAGYHAGVLIRSMLFGLPSKQRTDHIPWATYTDPELAQVGLTEAQAKKKFGAALEVVRFEFHHNDRLIAERKTKGLIKVMVVKGKPVGASIAGHMAGELIGMWAMAIANKMKMSAIANTVLPYPTVSEVNKRAAGAYFSPRLFENPTVKRVVGFVQRWLP is encoded by the coding sequence ATGAACCGGATCAAAACAGATATCTGCATCATTGGTGGTGGTTCCGGCGGTTTGTCCATTGCGGCAGGTGCCGTTCAGATGGGGGCCAAGGTTGTGCTGCTGGAAGGCCACAAGATGGGGGGCGACTGCCTGAACTACGGTTGCGTTCCTTCCAAGGCCCTGATCGCCTCGGCCAAGCAGGCCCATGCCATGTCGCATGGCGAAAAACTGGGCGTGGCCGAGGTGCAGGCACAGGTCGATTATGCGGCTGCCAAAGACCATGTTCATGATGTGATCGCAACGATTGCACCCGTCGACAGCGTGGAACGCTTTGCGGGTCTGGGTGTGCACGTGATCGAAGAATTCGGGACCTTTATCTCAAAAACCGAAGTGAAGGCCGGCGACACGATCATCGAAGCACGCCGGTTTGTCGTGGCCACGGGATCCGGCCCCTTTGTCCCCCCCATTCCGGGGCTGGATACTGTCAAGCACTACACCAACGAAGACATCTTTGATCTGCGCGAGAAGCCCAAGCATCTGATCGTCATCGGTGGCGGACCCATCGGGATGGAGATGGCGCAAGCGCATCGGCGTCTTGGCTGCGAGGTCACCGTCATCGAAGGCGCAAAGGCCTTTGGCAAGGACGATCCGGAAATGGCCGCCATTGTGCTCGACAATCTGCGCGCCGAGGGGATCAATATCATCGAAGAGGCGCAGGCCGAAAAGATCAGCGGTGATGATGCCGCCATCACGGTGCATACGCCAAAGGGCGATTTCGCCGGGTCCCATTTGTTGATGGCCGTCGGGCGCAAGGTGAACACTGACAAGCTTGACCTTGATACAGGCGGCGTCGCGCATGATCGCGCCGGGCTTAAGGTTGGTCCCGACCTGCGCTCTGTCACCAACAAAAAGGTCTATGCGGCCGGCGACGTTGCTGGTGGGCTGCAGTTCACCCATGTGGCCGGCTATCATGCGGGCGTGTTGATCCGGTCCATGCTGTTTGGCCTGCCGTCAAAACAGCGCACGGACCATATCCCATGGGCGACATATACCGATCCGGAACTGGCGCAGGTTGGCCTGACCGAGGCGCAGGCAAAGAAGAAATTCGGCGCCGCACTTGAAGTGGTGCGGTTTGAATTTCACCACAATGACCGGTTGATTGCAGAAAGAAAGACCAAGGGCCTGATTAAGGTGATGGTGGTCAAGGGCAAACCTGTCGGGGCCTCGATTGCAGGTCACATGGCGGGCGAGCTGATCGGGATGTGGGCCATGGCCATTGCCAACAAGATGAAGATGTCAGCCATTGCCAACACCGTTTTACCCTATCCGACCGTCAGCGAGGTTAACAAACGCGCAGCGGGCGCCTATTTTAGCCCAAGACTTTTCGAGAACCCCACCGTAAAGCGGGTTGTCGGATTTGTGCAGCGCTGGCTGCCGTAA
- a CDS encoding sensor histidine kinase: MINSLSGRFLILTIIFVMLAEVFIFVPSVARFREDYLLARLERAQIASLALEADDMISPALERELLKNAEVYNVVLRRDEIRQLALSSPIPSPIVATYDMRDPSGMVLIRDAMMTLANTDDQIIRVIGNPVRDGGLLIEVTMDEMPLRAAMLTYGRNILIISAFISIVTAVLLFLAVQILLVRPIKGVVSHMQSYAKSPEDARQIITPSAGVTELRDAEEALQMMQTQLTGALKQKERLAQLGGAVAKVSHDLRNILTSAQLFTDRIEGSDDPLVKRMAPKLVNSITRAVNLCETTLAFGRVDEPAPTLGRVNLGSIVGDVIDSERLAAGDYPLSFAEDIPAVLSLRADGEQLFRVIFNLVRNARQAIMATGNPGEIAVQATEDDSAWHITITDTGPGLPPKAREHLFQPFQGGVRKGGSGLGLVIAADLIRGHGGRLELQRTDETGTTFAIQLPKADLALSPAAE, from the coding sequence ATGATCAACTCTCTCTCAGGCCGCTTCTTGATCCTCACGATTATCTTCGTGATGCTGGCCGAGGTTTTCATTTTCGTGCCCTCCGTCGCGCGGTTTCGCGAAGACTATCTTTTGGCACGGCTTGAGAGGGCGCAGATCGCTTCGCTCGCGTTGGAGGCTGACGACATGATCAGCCCCGCGCTGGAACGGGAGCTGCTCAAGAACGCCGAGGTCTATAACGTTGTTCTGCGCCGGGACGAAATTCGCCAATTGGCGCTGTCATCGCCAATCCCTTCGCCCATTGTCGCAACCTATGACATGCGTGACCCGTCCGGCATGGTGCTGATCCGCGATGCCATGATGACCCTGGCCAATACCGATGACCAGATCATCAGGGTCATCGGCAACCCGGTCCGCGATGGCGGTTTGCTGATCGAAGTCACCATGGACGAGATGCCCTTGCGTGCCGCGATGCTGACCTATGGGCGCAATATCCTGATCATCTCGGCGTTCATTTCCATCGTGACAGCGGTCTTGCTGTTTCTGGCGGTGCAGATCCTGCTGGTCCGCCCGATCAAGGGCGTGGTTTCCCATATGCAAAGCTATGCCAAATCGCCCGAAGACGCCCGCCAGATCATTACGCCCTCGGCCGGCGTCACGGAATTGCGCGATGCCGAGGAAGCCCTGCAGATGATGCAAACCCAATTGACGGGCGCGCTGAAACAGAAAGAAAGGCTCGCACAGCTTGGTGGCGCGGTGGCCAAGGTCAGTCACGATCTGCGCAATATCCTGACCTCTGCGCAGTTGTTCACTGATCGGATCGAAGGGTCCGATGACCCGCTTGTCAAACGGATGGCCCCGAAGCTTGTGAATTCCATTACCCGGGCGGTCAATCTCTGCGAAACCACCCTGGCCTTTGGCCGCGTTGATGAACCTGCCCCGACACTGGGGCGGGTGAACCTTGGGTCGATCGTCGGTGATGTCATTGATAGCGAAAGGCTGGCTGCGGGCGACTACCCGTTATCATTCGCCGAAGACATCCCTGCGGTGCTGAGCCTGCGGGCGGATGGGGAACAGCTGTTTCGGGTGATTTTCAATCTTGTCCGGAATGCCCGACAGGCGATTATGGCGACGGGTAATCCCGGCGAAATTGCGGTGCAGGCGACAGAGGATGACAGCGCCTGGCATATCACGATCACCGATACGGGGCCGGGCTTGCCCCCCAAGGCGCGCGAGCATCTGTTCCAGCCGTTCCAGGGCGGCGTGCGAAAAGGCGGGTCCGGTCTTGGTCTGGTGATTGCTGCCGATTTGATCCGTGGTCACGGTGGCCGCCTTGAACTTCAGCGCACTGACGAGACAGGCACCACATTTGCCATTCAACTGCCCAAGGCCGACCTGGCCCTTAGCCCCGCCGCGGAATAG
- a CDS encoding AAA family ATPase, whose translation MLIKFFEIANFRKLLSVRVDLSEKQTLFVGANNSGKSSAMLALRRFLVPKRCPFEIHDLTLCHWPEIDRIGQTWIEAVKAEKTTDLSLGQWLPFLPTLDLWLDVDSGEMHHVRDLIPTLDWEGGLLGVRLRYEPANVEDLFKDFILAVKDAEELKAAASKQHDENVKAAGVEQLRQKLTLWPTSLTDFLRKRLSQHFKVCAYTLDPNEVKAPQNGQANLQVLPSTSPALEGDPLRGLLRIHDIPAQRGFGEENPNEEDEDAPAGSPGSKLSDQLRSYYSKHLDPTKGPDANDLGALQAIEAAQDAFDHKLTESFAAAFNEVEGMGYPGVTDPKPKVSTRLKTIDGLNHSSAVTFVVDVSPTKGETAVPLLRLPENNNGLGYQNLISMIFRLMSFRDSWMRVGKASSDDKAMHFEPLHLLLIEEPEAHLHAQVQQVFINKAYEVLRAHKDLGSTKLRRTQLVVSTHSSHVAHEVSFDCLRYFRRLPAGMASRIPVSTVINLTEVFGPNNATANFVTRYLRAQHADLFFADAAILVEGPAERMLVPNFIRSNFPVLNKCYVTMLEIGGSHAHRLRPLIEHLGLLTLIVTDLDSLSAKPASAAAQPCPAKGQTTDNVTLRDWVPKRTGIDDLWAATPAERTLEGDEDPLFAVRAAYQLPIELKMPESPDDDKAYPYTFEDALAFENLDFFKALEGYGLVAKFRKAIEDGGNASAVGEKFFKDLRTGKKAEFALDVLNSEKFDTLKVPTYIVDGLTWLEERLQKKQVEVLPTKVEGPE comes from the coding sequence ATGCTTATTAAGTTTTTTGAGATCGCAAATTTTCGTAAACTTCTATCGGTTCGAGTGGACCTATCAGAAAAGCAGACGCTCTTCGTAGGGGCCAACAACAGCGGAAAAAGCTCAGCAATGCTTGCGCTCAGACGTTTCCTGGTTCCCAAGCGATGCCCATTCGAAATTCATGATTTGACCCTATGCCACTGGCCGGAAATTGACCGCATCGGTCAAACATGGATTGAGGCCGTCAAAGCGGAGAAAACTACCGACCTGTCACTCGGTCAATGGCTACCATTTCTTCCGACGCTTGACCTCTGGCTTGATGTGGATTCAGGCGAGATGCACCATGTCCGAGACCTAATACCAACACTTGATTGGGAAGGAGGCCTTCTTGGCGTGCGTCTCCGCTACGAACCGGCAAACGTAGAAGATTTGTTCAAAGATTTCATTCTTGCAGTGAAGGACGCAGAGGAGCTTAAAGCGGCTGCCTCAAAGCAACACGACGAGAATGTGAAAGCGGCTGGCGTCGAACAACTGCGCCAGAAATTGACCCTTTGGCCAACGTCATTGACCGACTTCCTGAGAAAGCGATTATCTCAACATTTTAAGGTCTGTGCTTATACGCTTGATCCAAACGAAGTGAAGGCACCGCAAAACGGGCAGGCTAATCTACAAGTATTGCCATCGACCTCCCCTGCCCTAGAGGGTGATCCTCTCAGGGGCCTCTTGCGCATTCACGATATTCCAGCACAGCGAGGCTTTGGAGAGGAAAACCCCAACGAAGAAGACGAAGATGCGCCCGCCGGATCGCCTGGGAGCAAGCTCTCAGATCAGCTCCGAAGTTACTATTCCAAGCATCTCGATCCTACCAAAGGGCCAGATGCAAACGATCTAGGCGCATTGCAGGCAATAGAGGCCGCCCAAGATGCGTTCGATCACAAGCTAACAGAGAGCTTTGCCGCCGCATTCAATGAAGTTGAAGGAATGGGCTATCCGGGCGTTACCGACCCCAAGCCCAAAGTTTCGACTCGACTGAAAACAATTGACGGCCTTAACCATTCTTCAGCGGTGACGTTTGTTGTCGATGTTTCGCCGACCAAGGGCGAGACGGCGGTTCCTTTGCTCCGCCTGCCCGAAAACAACAACGGCTTGGGCTATCAGAATCTAATTTCAATGATTTTCCGTTTAATGAGTTTCAGGGATTCTTGGATGCGAGTCGGTAAGGCATCTAGCGACGACAAGGCGATGCATTTTGAACCGTTGCATCTTTTGCTGATCGAGGAGCCGGAGGCGCATTTACATGCGCAAGTACAACAAGTTTTTATCAATAAGGCCTACGAAGTACTCCGAGCTCATAAAGACTTGGGTTCTACCAAACTTCGCCGCACCCAGTTGGTCGTTAGTACGCACTCGAGCCATGTTGCACATGAGGTATCGTTCGATTGTTTGCGGTATTTTCGAAGACTTCCGGCGGGGATGGCAAGTCGCATTCCTGTTTCGACAGTGATCAATCTGACTGAGGTGTTCGGACCCAACAACGCGACGGCAAACTTTGTCACGCGGTATCTGCGTGCTCAACACGCTGATCTCTTCTTTGCTGATGCTGCCATTTTAGTTGAGGGTCCGGCTGAGCGCATGCTTGTCCCAAATTTCATCCGATCCAATTTCCCTGTATTGAACAAGTGCTATGTTACTATGCTGGAAATTGGTGGCAGCCATGCCCACAGACTTCGACCTCTGATTGAGCATCTTGGCTTGCTGACTCTGATTGTGACTGATCTTGATAGCCTATCGGCGAAACCAGCTAGTGCGGCGGCGCAGCCGTGCCCGGCCAAAGGGCAAACCACAGACAACGTTACTTTGCGCGATTGGGTACCCAAGAGAACTGGAATCGACGATCTGTGGGCCGCTACGCCTGCCGAGCGGACTTTGGAAGGCGATGAAGATCCACTGTTCGCGGTGCGCGCAGCGTATCAACTTCCGATAGAGCTGAAAATGCCTGAATCACCCGATGACGACAAGGCATACCCATACACATTTGAAGACGCGCTCGCGTTTGAAAACCTCGATTTTTTCAAGGCATTAGAAGGATATGGGTTGGTAGCAAAGTTTCGTAAGGCTATCGAAGACGGCGGAAATGCCTCGGCAGTCGGAGAGAAGTTTTTCAAAGATCTCAGAACAGGCAAGAAGGCTGAGTTTGCGTTGGATGTGCTCAACTCTGAGAAATTTGATACACTGAAAGTCCCTACTTACATCGTAGATGGATTGACCTGGCTCGAGGAGCGTTTGCAGAAAAAGCAGGTAGAAGTTCTGCCCACGAAAGTTGAGGGGCCAGAATGA
- a CDS encoding UvrD-helicase domain-containing protein translates to MTAASSDNSHDALADETIRECLALDSPKSFFLYAGAGSGKTRSLVTAIRDLLEKQGRQLVLTGRKVAIITYTNAACDEIKQRLEFDPRIDVSTIHSFAWSLIRGYDDDIRRWIDARLLEDIAELEEKQKKGRAGKATIERAQSIESKTRRRAMLGDIQRFIYSPTSDNRTRDALNHAEVIAMTADFLSQKPGLRRQLVTRYPVLLIDESQDTTKRLMDAFLLVQEAFAEQFCLGLLGDTMQRIYADGKVGLAEAIPSTWAFPRKVMNHRCPKRVVTLINKIRADDDAQEQKARSDASEGFVRLFLISEGVADKNVIEAKAAAQMAQLTGDQAWAGEHADVKTLALEHMMSARRFGFERFFEPLYGYEPIRTGLLDGSGRGIGFFTRELLPLAHALMSKDHFGVASATRRSSPLLDRSFLAEAGKDQKEALKAAKLACDGLYELLVDETPPTLRTILRHVAQTKLFEIPDVLKPFVPENDEVIEEGEDDAKSELGAWRMALDAPFQEIQKYDRYVRGVSQFDTHQGVKGLEFPRVMVIISDAEARGFLFSYGKLMGTKEKSKADLDNEVAGKDTSIDRTRRLFYVTCSRAEESLAVVYYSDDPTAARAAILEQGWFGEQEIEIMTA, encoded by the coding sequence ATGACTGCGGCATCTTCAGACAATAGCCACGACGCTTTGGCGGATGAGACTATTCGAGAATGCCTTGCGTTGGATAGTCCAAAGAGCTTTTTCCTTTATGCTGGGGCGGGTTCGGGGAAAACGCGTTCCTTGGTGACTGCGATCCGCGACCTGCTAGAAAAGCAAGGGCGCCAATTGGTGCTAACAGGTCGAAAGGTGGCAATAATTACTTACACCAACGCTGCCTGCGATGAAATTAAGCAGCGGCTTGAATTTGACCCTCGCATTGATGTTTCTACAATTCACAGCTTTGCATGGTCCCTTATCCGAGGCTATGACGACGACATTCGTAGATGGATCGATGCGCGGTTGCTTGAAGACATCGCCGAACTCGAAGAAAAGCAAAAGAAGGGACGCGCTGGCAAAGCCACGATTGAGCGCGCTCAGTCCATCGAAAGCAAGACGCGGCGCAGAGCCATGCTCGGGGATATCCAGCGTTTCATCTACAGCCCCACGAGTGACAACAGGACACGCGACGCCCTCAATCATGCTGAAGTAATAGCCATGACAGCCGATTTCTTGAGCCAGAAACCAGGGCTACGTCGCCAACTTGTGACGCGCTATCCAGTTCTGCTTATTGATGAAAGCCAGGATACGACTAAACGCCTGATGGACGCCTTTCTCTTGGTACAGGAAGCATTTGCTGAACAGTTTTGCTTAGGGCTCCTTGGCGATACGATGCAGCGGATTTATGCAGACGGTAAAGTTGGTCTAGCAGAAGCAATTCCATCGACCTGGGCGTTTCCCCGCAAGGTTATGAATCATCGCTGCCCCAAACGTGTCGTTACTCTAATTAACAAGATACGCGCTGACGACGACGCTCAGGAACAAAAAGCGCGAAGCGATGCATCAGAAGGTTTCGTTAGGTTGTTCCTCATTTCAGAAGGTGTGGCCGACAAAAACGTGATTGAAGCGAAAGCCGCGGCACAGATGGCTCAACTGACTGGCGATCAGGCTTGGGCTGGTGAACATGCTGATGTCAAAACACTGGCGCTCGAGCACATGATGTCGGCCCGCCGTTTTGGTTTCGAACGTTTTTTTGAACCGCTCTATGGCTATGAGCCAATACGAACGGGCCTGCTCGATGGTTCAGGCCGTGGCATAGGTTTCTTTACTCGCGAACTCTTGCCTCTTGCGCATGCGCTGATGTCAAAAGATCATTTCGGGGTCGCGTCAGCAACTCGCCGCTCCTCTCCGTTGCTTGATCGCAGTTTTCTTGCTGAAGCTGGCAAAGATCAGAAAGAAGCCCTTAAGGCAGCAAAGCTGGCATGTGACGGCCTTTACGAGCTTTTGGTGGACGAGACGCCTCCTACTCTGCGAACAATCCTGCGTCATGTCGCTCAAACCAAGTTGTTCGAAATTCCAGATGTTCTCAAACCGTTCGTACCCGAAAATGACGAGGTGATCGAAGAAGGCGAGGATGATGCAAAGTCTGAGCTGGGAGCATGGCGAATGGCGCTGGACGCACCCTTTCAGGAGATTCAAAAGTATGATCGCTATGTGCGCGGGGTCTCTCAGTTCGATACGCACCAAGGCGTCAAGGGCCTCGAGTTTCCACGGGTTATGGTAATCATCAGTGATGCAGAGGCTCGTGGCTTCCTCTTCAGCTACGGCAAGCTCATGGGCACCAAAGAAAAGTCAAAAGCCGATTTGGATAATGAGGTTGCTGGCAAGGACACCAGCATCGACCGCACCCGCCGACTCTTTTACGTGACTTGTAGCCGAGCGGAAGAAAGCTTGGCCGTAGTTTACTATTCAGATGACCCGACAGCGGCACGCGCAGCAATCCTTGAGCAGGGCTGGTTTGGCGAGCAAGAAATTGAAATTATGACCGCCTAA
- a CDS encoding TaqI-like C-terminal specificity domain-containing protein has product MSAVSKIRNVGQQLKDHFPLISQGLIAYDKYQGQSEEIIKNRVYHSEHATSTNSPWLKGEDVTRFSVRWNEREYVEYSPKLANPRKPEFFQKPRILVREITNPRVFAAYTQEELYNDPALINILVENDQAFDRYALLAILNSKVASFFHFNSSPKATKGAFPKILVNDVKTFPLPELAGNKDLLSRVSTRTIQLIEMASSGDLPEEFTKLDNENEREVFSLYGLSGAEIAMIEQYFENLGTLERS; this is encoded by the coding sequence ATGAGCGCCGTTTCGAAGATCCGAAACGTTGGTCAACAACTCAAGGATCACTTCCCGTTGATTTCCCAAGGCCTGATCGCCTACGACAAATACCAAGGGCAATCAGAAGAAATAATCAAGAATCGAGTATATCACTCAGAGCACGCAACAAGCACCAATTCTCCTTGGCTTAAAGGGGAAGACGTAACTCGGTTTTCCGTCAGGTGGAACGAGCGTGAGTATGTAGAGTATTCCCCAAAACTCGCGAACCCTAGAAAGCCAGAATTCTTTCAGAAACCAAGGATTTTGGTTCGAGAGATCACAAATCCAAGGGTTTTTGCGGCATACACTCAGGAAGAGCTATACAATGATCCTGCGCTCATCAACATCTTGGTCGAGAATGATCAGGCATTTGATCGGTATGCGTTGCTCGCGATCTTGAACTCTAAAGTTGCTAGCTTCTTCCATTTCAACTCATCTCCTAAAGCAACGAAGGGTGCATTCCCCAAAATTCTTGTGAATGATGTAAAGACTTTTCCATTGCCAGAACTGGCTGGAAATAAGGACCTACTATCAAGAGTTTCAACGCGGACGATCCAACTCATTGAGATGGCCAGTAGTGGTGATTTACCCGAAGAGTTCACAAAACTGGACAATGAAAATGAGCGCGAAGTTTTCAGCCTCTACGGCTTATCGGGCGCGGAAATTGCGATGATAGAGCAGTATTTTGAAAATTTGGGCACGCTAGAAAGAAGTTGA
- a CDS encoding calcium-binding protein: MSSLFHVTTVFSEGEVDHSRITDLAITTRGDDDFLVGTTRYDGFATSWSIDTSGLRAADAWELDGGHLPGSDPTLTTLGNGNLLAGGGTDGAVQMLQVLPDGTFGTINDLSSLPRAMSGFQHGVTATLTDGTLAVYGTIAGDPGMAALFFTSAGTLAAHAVMQPATAPVEQVAALATASTDTQTFLLTADTAENAIVSWTIGTDGALAVADTLTPEDGLWISAPSVIETASVNGSDYVILGAAGSNSLSVMAIGPDGALDLRDHIIDSRDTRFAGVTSLEVVTHQDRTFVIAGGADDGISIFLLLDGGQLVARDHIADTTLTSLDNISALAARGNDDGLDIFVASSSETGVTQLRYDTGPAGVTLSGDAAGGLMTGTVGNDILQGWNAADILHGGAGADILRDGAGSDTLTGGAGADMFVMSRDGDTDTITDFTLGEDSIDLGLWPMLRDISQLTFALRTDGMQITYGDETLIVQSADGNTIDYRTLTATDIIVSTRINTTLEPGYAGPAVPVADQITRPATGPDAEMNASTGIGLLSGLVLGDLRTAAAGSASAAATVGSNAADIIWGETNNETLDGGEGDDVIMAGGGNDRVTGGNGADILLGRAGRDTLDGGAGNDTLMGGSGHDTLDGGLGDDVLFGGAGADHFIFVGGRDHIADFQQGVDQITLDASLWTGLTSASDVVLAYSTIAGTDVMIDLGEGNSLLVSGVSNYSTFADDMALF; encoded by the coding sequence ATGTCATCTTTGTTTCATGTCACAACTGTTTTTTCCGAAGGCGAAGTTGATCATTCGCGGATCACCGATCTGGCGATCACGACACGTGGGGATGATGACTTTCTAGTGGGAACAACCCGGTATGACGGGTTTGCGACAAGTTGGTCCATCGACACAAGCGGGTTGCGCGCCGCTGATGCATGGGAACTGGACGGTGGTCATTTGCCGGGCAGTGATCCGACCCTGACCACGCTTGGGAATGGCAATCTGCTGGCGGGCGGCGGAACAGATGGCGCCGTGCAAATGTTGCAGGTCCTGCCCGATGGCACGTTCGGCACAATAAACGATCTATCCAGCCTGCCCCGCGCCATGAGCGGCTTTCAACATGGGGTCACCGCCACGCTGACAGACGGCACGCTGGCGGTATATGGCACCATTGCCGGTGATCCGGGGATGGCCGCGCTGTTTTTCACGTCTGCCGGGACGCTCGCCGCCCATGCGGTGATGCAACCTGCGACAGCCCCGGTTGAGCAGGTCGCGGCCCTGGCCACAGCGTCCACAGATACGCAGACATTCCTGCTCACCGCAGATACCGCTGAAAACGCGATTGTCAGTTGGACAATCGGCACGGATGGCGCGCTGGCCGTCGCAGACACCCTGACGCCCGAGGACGGCTTGTGGATCAGCGCGCCAAGCGTGATTGAAACCGCATCGGTGAATGGCAGTGATTATGTCATTCTTGGCGCCGCCGGAAGCAACAGCCTGTCCGTGATGGCAATTGGCCCCGATGGCGCGCTGGACCTGCGCGATCACATCATCGACAGCCGCGATACCCGGTTTGCCGGTGTCACCAGCCTAGAGGTCGTGACGCATCAGGATCGGACCTTTGTCATTGCTGGCGGCGCGGATGACGGTATCTCGATCTTCCTGCTTCTGGATGGCGGTCAGCTTGTCGCGCGGGATCATATTGCTGACACCACGTTGACAAGTCTGGATAATATCAGCGCCTTGGCCGCACGTGGCAATGATGATGGGCTTGATATCTTTGTCGCAAGCAGCTCTGAAACCGGCGTCACCCAGCTTCGCTATGATACTGGGCCGGCGGGCGTGACGCTTAGCGGCGATGCCGCTGGCGGGCTGATGACCGGGACCGTCGGCAACGACATCCTGCAAGGATGGAATGCGGCCGATATCCTGCATGGCGGTGCTGGTGCGGATATTCTGCGCGATGGGGCTGGCAGTGACACGCTGACAGGCGGCGCCGGTGCAGACATGTTTGTGATGTCGCGCGACGGGGACACAGACACGATCACTGACTTCACCCTTGGCGAGGACAGCATCGACCTGGGGCTGTGGCCGATGTTGCGTGACATCAGCCAACTGACCTTTGCGCTTCGGACCGACGGGATGCAGATCACATACGGGGACGAAACACTGATCGTCCAAAGCGCCGATGGCAACACCATCGACTACCGCACGCTGACTGCGACAGACATCATCGTCAGCACGCGCATCAATACCACGCTCGAGCCCGGTTATGCGGGCCCGGCCGTCCCGGTCGCCGATCAAATCACCCGCCCGGCAACCGGCCCAGACGCCGAGATGAACGCCAGCACCGGCATCGGCCTTCTCAGCGGCTTGGTTCTTGGGGATTTGCGCACTGCCGCAGCCGGAAGCGCATCTGCTGCCGCAACTGTGGGTTCCAATGCGGCTGACATCATCTGGGGCGAGACGAACAACGAAACACTTGATGGTGGTGAAGGTGATGATGTCATCATGGCCGGCGGCGGCAATGACCGGGTGACCGGCGGGAACGGTGCCGATATCCTTCTGGGTCGCGCTGGTCGTGACACGCTGGATGGCGGCGCTGGCAACGACACGCTGATGGGTGGATCGGGTCATGACACGCTCGATGGCGGCCTGGGCGATGATGTTTTGTTCGGCGGTGCCGGTGCGGACCATTTCATCTTTGTGGGCGGTCGTGACCACATCGCGGATTTCCAGCAAGGCGTCGATCAGATCACCCTGGATGCGTCACTCTGGACCGGGCTGACATCGGCGTCCGATGTGGTCCTCGCCTACAGCACCATCGCCGGAACCGACGTCATGATCGACCTCGGCGAAGGCAACAGCCTGTTGGTCAGCGGGGTCAGCAATTACAGCACATTTGCTGACGACATGGCGTTATTCTGA